One genomic window of Cheilinus undulatus linkage group 7, ASM1832078v1, whole genome shotgun sequence includes the following:
- the LOC121512781 gene encoding protein SPO16 homolog has product METNKETTPQWKTTIIASASLQNHDVNRMLTAQQHRIRFSVGVESGAFIFPLSGTAFLLVDPRDVSGPVEQSGLIERINKFVQVHRNSFLLLYAPFNGKREMEILSAIQHRFFGSNLRILPVRNNAEIVRGMLTIAKATSKPHVDSIRNRMSLARAHIIESSPVWEMLRDML; this is encoded by the exons atggaaacaaacaaagaaaccaCTCCCCAGTGGAAAACGACGATTATAGCCAGCGCATCACTCCAG AACCATGATGTTAATAGGATGCTAactgcacagcagcacagaaTTAGGTTTTCAGTCGGTGTGGAGTCCGGAGCCTTCATTTTTCCTCTGTCAG GTACTGCATTTCTGTTGGTTGACCCTCGAGATGTCTCCGGACCTGTTGAGCAATCCGGGCTCATTGAGAGAATAAATAAGTTTGTGCAAGTACATCGGAATAGCTTCCTGCTTCTGTACGCCCCCTTTAACGGAAAAAGAGAGATGGAAATATTGTCAGCCATTCAGCACAG GTTCTTTGGAAGCAATCTGAGGATCCTACCTGTCCGAAACAATGCTGAGATTGTCAGAGGAATGTTGACAATTGCCAAG GCCACCAGTAAGCCCCATGTTGACAGTATCCGCAACCGCATGTCTCTGGCTCGTGCTCACATCATTGAAAGCAGTCCTGTGTGGGAGATGTTAAGAGACATGCTGTAA
- the LOC121511706 gene encoding glomulin-like: MMNEEQISDIIQGWRNTPEDDLKLEDYQKFKDFGSACLNDGDSARLLTFLQDEKNQGLVKSMGCVLSAPLVNEILKKGKTSDHSQAAITQLTKICSPDELLYSMLETIEDINPGAISETILVLIPHLQTVLLRLEEGKAAGLGQTLSALQKQLSRLPVPYTHQQEEADDYGLCRCCNALAAFAKPFMEEMKRKNGNCIAASEDEELKAELLKFCMWSLREPLLEAELNRDRKTSLWLFATEIMVILPAIQESLSELLFFNSVKKITQTDNNQNRDSKACLAYLLFVQLLSMDTFPAVYSPVFILQCNMEYINQLLSSKKESHLLKGLALYQKSLESVQDNTLAVSLLELRSFNSVPQNLRQVLIECPMKHLRESGLKVFQLFIDKLDPEAKHKFFRCMLKTSNHAGVESHIIKNIRTQVEFSMQPGNANKWFLGEEFLSLLKLVFCLPQGAETDLLHNMDRIMESLNLLRYLLIRDKDLKSTTDVWEETCRIKDEYLKMLRVCISISRGYYSAELKALREDQKLKAKEARDAARSSRLVKSITVKHEKISDISPEGQHQVLQSALVTFDLMESLIVRIEEITEEKLKTPSKTTFSDL; encoded by the exons ATGATGAATGAAGAACAGATCAGTGACATAATCCAAGGATGG AGAAATACACCAGAAGATGATTTAAAGCTGGAAGACTATCAGAAGTTCAAGGATTTTGGATCTGCTTGTCTGAATGATGGTGACAGTGCACGACTACTGACATTTCTTCAGGATGAGAAAAACCAG GGGCTTGTCAAGTCCATGGGCTGTGTTCTCAGTGCACCTCTTGTTAACGAAAtacttaaaaaagggaaaacttcTGATCATTCCCAAGCTGCCATCACACAACTCACAAAG ATTTGCAGCCCAGATGAACTCCTGTACAGCATGCTAGAAACAATTGAAGACATCAATCCAGGTGCCATTTCTGAGACAATCTTAGTCCTCATTCCACACCTCCAAACAG TGCTTTTGCGGCTGGAGGAGGGAAAGGCAGCAGGTTTGGGCCAGACTCTCTCTGCCCTACAGAAGCAGCTGTCCCGGCTGCCTGTGCCTTACACCCATCAGCAGGAGGAGGCTGACGATTACGGTTTGTGTCGCTGCTGCAATGCCTTGGCTGCGTTTGCAAAGCCATTCatggaggagatgaagaggaagaatgGAAACTGCATAGCAGCCTCAGAGGACGAAGAGCTGAAGGCTGAGCTTCTTAAATT CTGCATGTGGAGTTTAAGAGAACCTTTGCTTGAGGCTGAActgaacagagacagaaaaacatcGCTTTGGCTCTTTGCAACAGAGATCATG GTCATACTACCAGCTATCCAAGAGTCTCTGTCAGAGCTCCTGTTCTTCAACTCTGTGAAGAAAATCACCCAGACGGACAACAATCAGAACAGAGATTCAAAAGCTTGTCTGGCGTATCTCCTGTTTGTCCAGCTCCTCAGCATGGACACCTTTCCAGCAGTATACAG tcctgTGTTTATTCTTCAGTGTAACATGGAATACATCAATCAGCTGCTCAGCAG CAAAAAAGAATCGCACTTGCTTAAAGGACTG gcACTGTATCAAAAAAGCTTGGAGAGTGTGCAAGATAATACCCTTGCAGTGAGTCTACTGGAGCTGAGGAGCTTCAATAGTGTCCCACAG aacCTACGTCAAGTATTGATTGAATGTCCAATGAAACATTTG AGAGAATCCGGACTGAAGGTTTTCCAGCTTTTCATCGATAAATTAGATCCTGAGGCAAAGCACAAGTTTTTCAG GTGCATGTTAAAAACCAGCAACCATGCAGGAGTAGAAAGCCACATCATAAAAAACATCAGGACTCAAGTGGAATTTTCAATGCAG CCTGGAAATGCCAATAAATGGTTTCTTGGAGAGGAGTTTCTCTCGCTGTTGAAACTGGTATTTTGTTTGCCACAAGGTGCTGAGACAGATTTACTTCACAATATGGACAG GATAATGGAGAGTTTGAATCTTCTACGCTATCTACTTATCAGAGACAAAGATCTGAAGAGCACA ACAGATGTGTGGGAAGAGACTTGCAGGATCAAAGACGAATACCTAAAAATGCTGCGTGTGTGTATCAGCATATCAAGGGGATATTATTCTGCTGAACTGAAGGCACTGAGAGAAGACCAGAAGCTAAAAGCTAAAG AAGCCCGAGATGCTGCCAGATCAAGCAGATTAGTCAAAAGCATAACAGTGAAACATGAGAAAATCTCCGATATATCCCCAGAGGGCCAGCACCAA GTGCTGCAGAGTGCTTTAGTGACATTCGACCTGATGGAGAGCCTTATAGTCCGAATCGAAGAGATCACCGAGGAAAAACTCAAGACTCCCAGCAAAACAACTTTCTCAGATCTATAA